Proteins encoded within one genomic window of Brenneria nigrifluens DSM 30175 = ATCC 13028:
- the rlmB gene encoding 23S rRNA (guanosine(2251)-2'-O)-methyltransferase RlmB, giving the protein MSEIIYGIHAVKALLERDPQRFQEVFILKGRDDRRLQPVIAELEAQGIVIQLANRQWLDSQAQGAVHQGIVAKVKEGRKYQENDLPSLLEGLETPFLLVLDGVTDPHNLGACLRNADAAGVHAVIVPRDRSAQMNATVKKVACGAAESVPLIAVTNLARTLRLLQEHNIWIVGTAGEADHTLYQSKLTGPLALVMGAEGEGMRRLTREHCDELIGIPMAGSVSSLNVSVATGVCLFEAVRQRS; this is encoded by the coding sequence ATGAGCGAAATTATTTACGGTATTCACGCCGTCAAAGCGTTGCTGGAGCGCGATCCGCAACGCTTCCAGGAAGTTTTCATCCTCAAGGGGCGTGACGATCGTCGTCTGCAGCCGGTAATTGCTGAGCTGGAAGCGCAAGGTATCGTGATTCAGCTGGCTAACCGCCAGTGGCTGGATAGCCAGGCCCAAGGGGCGGTGCATCAGGGTATTGTCGCCAAGGTCAAAGAGGGGCGGAAATATCAGGAGAACGATCTGCCGTCCTTGCTCGAGGGGTTGGAGACGCCTTTTTTACTGGTGCTGGACGGCGTTACCGATCCGCACAATCTCGGCGCCTGTTTGCGTAACGCCGATGCGGCGGGGGTACATGCGGTTATCGTGCCGCGCGATCGTTCGGCGCAGATGAATGCAACGGTGAAAAAGGTGGCCTGCGGCGCGGCGGAAAGCGTACCGCTGATCGCCGTGACCAACCTGGCCCGCACGTTGCGACTGTTGCAGGAACACAATATCTGGATCGTCGGCACGGCGGGCGAAGCCGACCATACGCTGTACCAAAGCAAGCTGACCGGGCCGCTGGCGCTGGTGATGGGGGCTGAAGGCGAGGGTATGCGCCGCCTGACCCGCGAGCATTGCGACGAACTGATCGGCATCCCGATGGCGGGCAGCGTCTCTTCGCTGAACGTTTCCGTCGCCACCGGCGTATGCCTGTTTGAAGCGGTGCGTCAGCGTAGTTGA
- a CDS encoding helix-turn-helix domain-containing protein — MGANLKELQALAQELHEHGAMPDETMSRINARVRSRELRERIAKVHVMTGIQIKSMRERYGMSQSTLAYTLGMSVESVSKWERGEIQPSGPALRILNTIDAKGPEVFVL; from the coding sequence ATGGGTGCTAACCTGAAAGAGTTACAGGCGCTGGCGCAGGAACTGCACGAGCACGGCGCTATGCCAGACGAAACAATGTCCCGAATTAATGCCCGAGTCAGATCGCGCGAACTGCGTGAACGCATAGCCAAGGTTCATGTAATGACGGGGATTCAGATTAAATCCATGCGTGAACGTTATGGCATGTCGCAGTCAACGCTTGCTTATACGCTGGGTATGTCAGTTGAAAGCGTATCAAAGTGGGAGCGGGGAGAGATTCAACCTAGCGGCCCCGCATTGCGCATCCTCAATACGATTGATGCCAAAGGTCCGGAAGTCTTTGTGTTGTAA
- a CDS encoding DUF350 domain-containing protein — protein MIIVSALLAFASYFFIGFVMVLAFLFIYTRVTPHDEWALIKQNNGAAAVGFAGALIGYVIPLASAAVNSVSLVDYITWGIVALVIQLVIYGAVRLYMPAISQRIQHNEVASGVFLCTASLGGGILNAACMTY, from the coding sequence ATGATTATCGTCAGCGCATTACTCGCTTTTGCTTCTTACTTTTTCATCGGGTTTGTCATGGTGCTGGCATTCCTGTTTATTTATACCCGCGTCACGCCGCATGACGAGTGGGCGCTGATTAAACAGAACAACGGCGCCGCCGCCGTCGGTTTCGCCGGCGCGCTGATCGGGTATGTGATTCCGCTGGCCAGCGCGGCGGTGAATTCGGTAAGCCTGGTTGACTACATCACCTGGGGGATTGTGGCGCTGGTGATCCAGCTTGTCATCTATGGCGCGGTGCGGCTGTATATGCCGGCTATCAGCCAGCGTATCCAGCATAATGAAGTGGCGTCCGGCGTTTTCCTGTGCACGGCCTCGCTGGGCGGCGGGATTCTGAACGCGGCCTGTATGACATACTGA
- the nsrR gene encoding nitric oxide-sensing transcriptional repressor NsrR, with protein sequence MQLTSFTDYGLRALIYMASLPGGQMTSISEVTEVYGVSRNHMVKIINQLSRAGFVTAVRGKNGGIRLGKSAESIRIGDVVRKLEPLSLVNCSHEFCHITPACRLKQVLQQAVRNFLHELDQYTLADLVKENPPLYKLLLVE encoded by the coding sequence GTGCAGTTAACGAGTTTTACGGATTATGGCTTGCGGGCGCTGATATATATGGCATCGTTGCCCGGCGGGCAAATGACCAGCATTTCGGAAGTGACGGAAGTGTATGGCGTGTCGCGCAATCATATGGTCAAAATTATCAACCAGCTCAGCCGGGCCGGGTTTGTTACGGCCGTGCGCGGTAAAAATGGCGGGATCCGGCTGGGAAAATCCGCCGAGTCCATCCGGATTGGCGATGTGGTGCGTAAGCTGGAGCCGCTCTCGTTAGTTAACTGTAGTCATGAGTTTTGCCACATCACGCCGGCCTGCCGTCTGAAACAGGTGCTCCAGCAGGCGGTGCGGAATTTCCTGCATGAGCTGGACCAATACACGCTGGCCGATTTGGTCAAAGAAAATCCACCACTTTACAAATTATTGTTGGTTGAATGA
- a CDS encoding ABC transporter permease produces MILPSPITRRRCAAYSPTLILGIALVGIHLIVALTTLFWTPYDPAAMSGGRLAAPSMAHWAGTDKLGRDLFTRIMIGGRIALQVGCGAALVGLAIGVPLGLLAAFASRTLDDVLAVTLDILIAFPTLLLAMLIVAAGDGASLGSAVMALGIAISAIVARLTRILAKRVLRMDYITAARTSGTSWAGIVIRHILPNIWPTLSVNIALQFGLAVIAEASLSYLGLGAPPPEASWGRLLQEAQGTLYSAPLAAIAPGIALVTLVIGVNSLADGLRTAADAAQGRR; encoded by the coding sequence ATGATTCTCCCGTCCCCTATTACCCGCAGGCGATGCGCCGCCTATTCACCGACATTAATCCTGGGGATAGCGTTGGTGGGCATCCATCTTATCGTCGCGCTGACTACCCTGTTCTGGACGCCCTATGACCCCGCGGCGATGAGCGGCGGACGGCTGGCCGCGCCATCCATGGCGCACTGGGCCGGCACGGATAAACTGGGGCGGGATCTGTTTACCCGGATCATGATCGGCGGGCGTATCGCGTTGCAGGTGGGATGCGGCGCGGCGCTCGTCGGGCTGGCGATCGGCGTGCCCCTTGGCCTGCTGGCGGCGTTTGCCAGCCGTACGCTGGATGACGTGCTGGCGGTGACGCTGGATATTCTTATCGCGTTTCCCACGCTGCTGCTGGCGATGCTGATCGTGGCGGCCGGCGATGGCGCCAGCCTGGGGTCGGCCGTTATGGCGCTGGGGATCGCCATTTCCGCGATTGTGGCGCGCCTGACGCGCATTCTGGCGAAACGGGTGTTGCGCATGGACTATATTACCGCCGCCCGGACCTCGGGCACGTCGTGGGCCGGCATTGTGATACGGCATATTTTACCGAATATCTGGCCGACGCTGTCGGTGAATATAGCCTTGCAGTTCGGTCTGGCGGTGATTGCCGAAGCCTCTTTGTCTTATCTGGGGCTTGGCGCGCCGCCGCCGGAGGCGTCCTGGGGACGGCTGTTGCAGGAGGCGCAGGGAACCCTATATAGCGCGCCTTTGGCGGCGATCGCCCCCGGCATCGCCCTGGTGACGCTGGTTATCGGCGTCAATTCGCTGGCGGATGGCCTCAGGACCGCGGCCGATGCCGCCCAGGGGAGACGCTGA
- a CDS encoding ABC transporter substrate-binding protein, producing MYQSVMLWSERTRGRLLRGAALMALSTAAALFATLAAAASFDPEATIKIGSLAEPQNLDNTAGAGQGINEAFNGNVYEALFQLTDKGRVEKQLVTDYQVSEDGLVYRFTLRPGVRFHSGKTLTAADVKFSIQRVLAPESKSSRKNSLKAIAGIDTPDDRTVVVTLSSPSISLTYNLSYVWIVNDRATSLTTREDGTGPYQLQNWRRGSALALKRFDGYWGDKPTNSGLVFQYFTDASALNNALLTGAVDIITSVQSPDSLAQFKDNPAFAVTEGHSTTKLLLAYNDRAAPFNDANVRRAIIRAIDTRKLLTSIWGDYGTLIGSFVPPTDPWYVDLTGVNGYNPQSAKELLAQAGYPDGFTFTLDTPNYDPHPIVAQFLQNELAKVGIKIKINVITANEWYTKIYKAHNFQATLQEHVNHRDIVFYGDPDFYWGYDNPQVSALIKEAELASSEEEQTRKLTEANRIIADDAASGWLYLYPQIVVAANTIDGYPVNGLNAQFFAWNIKKRQR from the coding sequence ATGTATCAATCGGTGATGTTATGGAGCGAGCGGACGCGCGGACGGCTATTGCGCGGCGCGGCGTTAATGGCGTTGTCGACGGCCGCGGCGTTGTTTGCCACGCTGGCGGCGGCGGCAAGCTTTGATCCTGAGGCCACCATTAAAATCGGCTCCCTGGCGGAACCGCAAAATCTGGATAATACCGCCGGCGCCGGGCAGGGAATCAACGAAGCGTTTAACGGCAATGTGTATGAGGCGCTGTTTCAACTGACCGATAAGGGCAGGGTGGAAAAACAGCTGGTGACGGATTACCAGGTCAGCGAGGATGGCTTGGTATATCGTTTTACGCTGCGTCCGGGGGTGCGGTTTCATTCCGGGAAAACGCTGACGGCGGCGGATGTAAAATTCAGTATTCAACGGGTGCTGGCGCCGGAGTCGAAAAGCTCGCGCAAGAATAGCCTGAAAGCCATTGCCGGGATCGACACGCCGGACGACCGCACGGTGGTCGTCACGCTCTCTTCGCCTTCTATTTCGCTGACGTACAACCTCAGCTACGTGTGGATTGTCAACGATCGGGCCACCAGCCTCACTACCCGTGAGGACGGCACCGGCCCCTATCAGTTACAAAACTGGCGGCGCGGTTCGGCGCTGGCGCTGAAGCGGTTTGACGGCTACTGGGGTGACAAGCCGACCAACTCCGGCCTGGTTTTTCAGTACTTTACCGACGCCTCGGCGCTGAACAATGCGTTGCTGACCGGCGCGGTCGATATCATTACCTCGGTGCAGAGCCCGGATTCGCTGGCGCAGTTTAAAGATAACCCGGCCTTTGCGGTGACGGAAGGCCATTCCACCACCAAGCTGTTGTTGGCCTACAACGACCGCGCTGCCCCTTTCAACGACGCCAATGTCCGCCGGGCGATTATTCGCGCTATCGATACCCGCAAGCTGCTGACCTCTATCTGGGGCGACTATGGCACGTTAATCGGCTCTTTTGTGCCGCCGACCGACCCCTGGTACGTGGATTTGACCGGGGTAAACGGTTATAACCCACAGAGCGCGAAGGAACTACTGGCGCAGGCCGGTTATCCGGACGGCTTTACCTTTACGCTGGACACGCCGAACTACGATCCGCATCCCATCGTGGCGCAGTTTCTGCAAAACGAGCTGGCGAAGGTGGGGATCAAGATAAAAATCAACGTGATCACCGCCAATGAGTGGTACACGAAAATCTATAAGGCGCATAATTTCCAGGCGACGTTGCAGGAACATGTGAACCACCGCGACATCGTGTTTTATGGCGATCCCGATTTTTACTGGGGCTATGATAATCCGCAGGTTAGCGCGTTGATTAAAGAGGCGGAGCTGGCGTCCAGCGAAGAGGAACAGACGCGCAAGCTGACCGAAGCGAACCGCATCATAGCCGACGATGCGGCGAGCGGCTGGCTGTATCTCTATCCGCAAATCGTGGTGGCGGCCAATACCATCGACGGCTACCCGGTGAATGGCTTGAATGCGCAGTTTTTCGCCTGGAACATCAAGAAGCGTCAGAGATAA
- the yjfP gene encoding esterase, which produces MVEISLDTINGINALHAVPGGKHHLPLPTIFFFHGYLSSKEVYSYFGYALAEAGFRVILPDAAMHGARYDGDDARRLRHFWDILQSNIRELPGYVEEYRQRGLIADERIGVCGASLGGMSALGSMARYPWISAVAAFMGSGYFSTLSHALYPPVPADIAGADIARRQLSATLAEYDVSSRLAALADRPLLLWHGDADDVVPARESARLYQALKASGQDGNLTYLTEAGVTHRITPLALRAGVDFFQRYLTA; this is translated from the coding sequence ATGGTTGAAATTTCATTGGATACCATTAACGGTATTAATGCTTTGCATGCGGTTCCCGGCGGTAAACACCATCTTCCCTTGCCAACTATTTTTTTCTTTCACGGTTACCTCTCCTCAAAAGAGGTTTACTCCTATTTTGGCTATGCGCTGGCCGAGGCCGGCTTCCGAGTGATTTTGCCGGATGCCGCCATGCACGGCGCCCGTTATGACGGTGACGACGCCCGGCGGCTGCGCCATTTTTGGGACATTCTGCAGTCTAATATTCGTGAACTGCCCGGCTACGTGGAAGAATATCGGCAGCGCGGGTTGATCGCCGACGAACGCATCGGCGTGTGCGGCGCTTCCCTGGGAGGCATGAGCGCGCTGGGGAGCATGGCGCGCTACCCCTGGATTTCCGCCGTGGCGGCCTTTATGGGGTCGGGCTATTTTTCCACCCTGTCCCATGCGCTCTATCCCCCGGTGCCCGCCGATATTGCGGGCGCCGATATTGCGCGTCGGCAACTGTCCGCCACGCTCGCCGAGTACGATGTTTCCTCCCGTCTGGCGGCATTGGCCGATCGTCCCTTACTGCTATGGCACGGCGACGCGGACGACGTGGTGCCCGCGCGGGAGAGCGCGCGTTTATATCAGGCGCTGAAAGCAAGCGGTCAGGATGGCAATCTGACCTATCTGACCGAGGCGGGCGTGACGCACCGCATCACGCCGCTGGCGCTTCGGGCGGGGGTTGATTTTTTTCAGCGGTATCTGACCGCGTAG
- the bsmA gene encoding biofilm peroxide resistance protein BsmA: MLKALLATAFSLCVAACGTLAGASASPPPPTERAQLITYAQTAALQKIGTTSVSVNGSPDDADQAIQRRADEQGARYYTIVLKSEHATLPGVWFARAVLYR, translated from the coding sequence ATGCTGAAAGCTTTATTGGCGACGGCTTTCTCGCTATGCGTCGCCGCCTGCGGCACGCTGGCCGGCGCGTCGGCTTCCCCGCCGCCGCCGACGGAACGGGCGCAACTGATTACCTACGCGCAAACCGCCGCATTGCAAAAAATCGGCACCACGTCCGTCAGCGTAAACGGCAGCCCGGATGACGCGGATCAGGCCATTCAGCGTCGGGCGGATGAGCAAGGCGCCCGTTACTACACCATCGTGCTGAAGTCCGAGCACGCCACGCTTCCCGGCGTCTGGTTCGCCCGCGCGGTGCTATACCGCTGA
- the rnr gene encoding ribonuclease R → MSQDPFLEREAEKYESPIPSREYILAHIAKRDTPIKREELAADLELTSEEQLEALRRRLRAMERDGQLIFTRRQCYALPEKLDLLRGTVIGHRDGFGFLRVEGRKDDLYLSAEEMKRAIHGDVVLAQPLGEDRKGRREGRIVRVLEPRTGQIVGRYFVDAGVGFVVPDDSRLSFDILIPQENINGARMGFVVVVELTQRATRRTKAIGKIVEILGDNMGTGLAVDIALRTHDIPHTWPPQVEEQVKDFAEEVPSEAKKGRVDLRKLPLVTIDGEDARDFDDAVYCEKKRGGGWRLWVAIADVSYYVRPNTPLDNEARARGTSVYFPSQVVPMLPEVLSNGLCSLNPQVDRLCMVCEMTVSGLGKLTSYKFYEAVMRSHARLTYTKVWNILLGDQELRAQYQPLVGGLEELHKMFRVLERARDIRGGIAFETEEAKFIFNAERRIERVEAVVRNDAHKLIEECMILANISAAKFVEKYEEPALFRVHDRPSEDHVLALRSVLGELGLTLKGGMKPQPKDYADLMLEIAGRPDREMLQTMLLRSMKQAVYDPENRGHFGLALTSYGHFTSPIRRYPDLSLHRSIKYLLGDRKARWTPTGGWHSDLNEMLQLGMHCSLTERRADEATRDVADWLKCDFMQDHVGEVFTGIIASVTGFGFFVRLKDLFIDGLVHVSTLDNDYYRYDNIGQRLIGESRGQVYRLGDEVEIRVEAVHMDERNIDFALVSSTRKPRGEGKTARDRAKKPDSREAKPSRRRRNVAKPAANFEPDAAFRKEGERMDKPAKPKKSADKTRKSAAATRAKRAKKKPAE, encoded by the coding sequence ATGTCACAAGATCCATTTCTGGAACGCGAAGCGGAAAAATATGAATCCCCCATCCCGAGCCGTGAATACATTCTGGCGCATATCGCCAAGCGGGATACCCCGATTAAACGGGAAGAGCTGGCCGCCGATCTGGAGTTGACCAGCGAAGAGCAACTCGAAGCATTGCGCCGCCGCCTGCGGGCGATGGAGCGCGACGGGCAGTTAATCTTTACCCGCCGCCAGTGTTATGCCCTGCCGGAAAAACTGGATCTGCTGCGCGGTACGGTGATCGGCCACCGCGACGGTTTCGGCTTCCTGCGCGTGGAGGGCCGTAAAGACGATCTTTACCTCTCCGCGGAAGAGATGAAGCGCGCCATTCACGGCGACGTGGTGCTGGCGCAGCCGTTGGGAGAAGACCGCAAGGGGCGCCGCGAAGGCCGCATTGTGCGCGTGCTGGAGCCGCGCACCGGGCAGATCGTCGGGCGCTATTTCGTTGATGCCGGGGTCGGCTTTGTCGTCCCGGACGACAGCCGTCTGAGTTTCGACATTCTTATCCCGCAGGAAAATATCAACGGCGCCCGGATGGGCTTTGTGGTGGTGGTGGAACTCACCCAGCGCGCCACGCGCCGTACCAAAGCCATCGGGAAAATCGTCGAGATCCTCGGTGATAATATGGGCACCGGCCTGGCGGTGGATATCGCCCTGCGCACCCATGATATTCCCCATACCTGGCCGCCCCAGGTGGAAGAGCAGGTGAAAGACTTCGCCGAAGAGGTGCCTTCGGAAGCCAAAAAAGGGCGGGTGGATCTGCGCAAGCTGCCGCTGGTCACCATCGACGGCGAAGACGCCCGCGATTTCGATGACGCCGTCTACTGCGAGAAAAAACGCGGCGGCGGCTGGCGTCTGTGGGTGGCGATCGCCGACGTCAGCTATTATGTGCGCCCGAATACGCCGCTGGATAACGAAGCCCGCGCGCGCGGCACCTCGGTTTACTTTCCGTCGCAGGTGGTGCCGATGTTGCCGGAAGTGCTTTCCAACGGGCTGTGTTCGCTCAACCCGCAGGTCGACCGCCTGTGTATGGTGTGCGAGATGACCGTGTCGGGGCTGGGCAAGCTCACCTCGTACAAGTTTTATGAAGCGGTAATGCGTTCCCACGCCCGTCTGACCTACACCAAGGTGTGGAATATTCTGCTGGGCGACCAGGAGTTGCGCGCGCAATACCAACCGCTGGTGGGCGGTCTGGAAGAGCTGCATAAGATGTTTCGGGTGCTGGAGCGGGCGCGCGATATCCGCGGAGGCATCGCGTTTGAAACCGAAGAAGCGAAATTTATTTTCAACGCCGAGCGCCGCATCGAGCGGGTTGAAGCGGTGGTGCGCAACGACGCGCACAAGCTGATTGAAGAGTGCATGATCCTGGCGAATATCTCGGCGGCGAAATTCGTCGAGAAGTATGAGGAGCCGGCCCTCTTCCGCGTGCACGATCGTCCCAGCGAAGATCACGTTCTGGCCCTGCGCAGCGTACTGGGCGAACTGGGGCTGACGTTAAAAGGCGGTATGAAGCCGCAACCGAAAGATTATGCCGATCTGATGCTGGAGATCGCCGGCCGCCCCGACCGTGAAATGCTGCAAACCATGCTGCTGCGTTCGATGAAGCAGGCGGTATACGACCCGGAAAACCGCGGGCACTTCGGCCTGGCGTTAACCTCTTACGGCCACTTTACCTCGCCGATCCGCCGTTATCCCGACCTCTCGCTGCATCGTTCGATCAAGTATCTGCTGGGCGACCGCAAAGCGCGCTGGACGCCGACCGGCGGCTGGCACAGCGACCTAAACGAAATGCTGCAGCTGGGCATGCACTGTTCGCTGACCGAACGCCGCGCCGATGAAGCCACCCGCGACGTGGCGGACTGGCTGAAATGTGATTTTATGCAGGATCATGTGGGTGAGGTGTTCACCGGGATTATCGCCAGCGTCACCGGTTTCGGTTTCTTCGTGCGTCTTAAAGATCTGTTTATCGACGGGCTGGTGCACGTTTCCACGCTGGATAACGACTACTATCGCTATGATAATATCGGCCAGCGGCTGATCGGCGAGTCGCGCGGTCAGGTTTATCGTCTGGGCGACGAAGTGGAAATTCGCGTTGAAGCGGTCCATATGGACGAGCGCAATATCGACTTTGCGCTGGTCTCCAGCACGCGTAAACCGCGCGGCGAAGGGAAAACGGCCCGCGATCGGGCCAAAAAGCCGGATAGTCGGGAAGCCAAACCGAGCCGTCGCCGGCGCAATGTCGCCAAGCCCGCGGCCAATTTTGAGCCTGATGCCGCTTTCCGTAAGGAAGGTGAGCGCATGGACAAACCGGCGAAGCCGAAAAAAAGCGCCGATAAAACGCGCAAGAGCGCGGCGGCAACCAGGGCCAAACGCGCGAAGAAGAAGCCGGCCGAGTAA
- a CDS encoding methyl-accepting chemotaxis protein: MGLKNISIRAGLLTLLLLITLLLLVVSAMGILAIKKDRQALLALNQIQGTELGSLLNGYNLTLRARGSATLAVRKIEMGRLEEGTQETAIVESNLLQSQQEIARALESVEPGTQRHELAQAIRKTYQDYLEQGMAPMLSALQKQYTDEYYDVLEKQLGPLSDAFDQSIRNFRLHAQQLSAQGLDQSARNERLMLLLIAISCLLSVLLIALAWGTLRHMLLRPLNYAIEQLERVATGDLTSRLMLGGNNELGRLNDAIGRMQGALLESVSQVRDASTSIDRGSRELFEGNIHLSQRTEESAASLEQTAASMEQLSATVKNNAEHAELAHQLANSAADTSGLSSESVCYVIEKMQEIDASAKRINDILGVIDGIAFQTNILALNASVESARAGEQGRGFAVVAGEVRNLAQNSAQAAKEIRSLIADSQTKISEGLDLASRAGETMDEMDEAIMRITQLMKNISQATQEQYRGIEQVNIAFNQIDKAAQQNSQLVKSFSATTQSLEEQSQQLTRSMALFQV; this comes from the coding sequence ATGGGCCTGAAAAATATCTCCATTCGTGCCGGATTATTGACATTATTGTTATTAATCACCCTGCTGCTGCTTGTCGTCAGCGCGATGGGTATTTTGGCGATTAAAAAAGACCGGCAAGCGCTGCTGGCGCTGAACCAGATTCAGGGAACCGAACTCGGCAGCCTGCTGAACGGCTATAACCTGACGCTAAGGGCCAGAGGGTCGGCGACGCTGGCGGTGAGAAAAATTGAGATGGGGCGGCTTGAAGAGGGAACGCAGGAGACAGCAATAGTGGAAAGCAACCTGCTTCAGTCGCAACAAGAGATTGCTCGCGCCCTGGAGTCCGTGGAGCCAGGCACCCAGCGGCATGAACTGGCGCAGGCGATACGCAAAACCTACCAGGATTATCTCGAGCAAGGCATGGCACCGATGCTGAGCGCGCTGCAAAAACAATACACCGACGAATATTACGACGTGCTCGAAAAACAGCTCGGCCCGCTGAGCGACGCCTTTGATCAATCCATTCGGAATTTCCGTTTGCACGCGCAACAGCTCTCCGCACAGGGGCTGGATCAATCGGCGCGCAACGAGCGGTTAATGCTGCTGCTTATCGCTATTTCCTGCCTGCTATCGGTATTGCTGATTGCGCTGGCCTGGGGGACGCTGCGCCATATGCTGTTGCGGCCGTTGAATTACGCCATTGAACAACTGGAGCGCGTCGCCACCGGCGACCTAACATCTCGCCTGATGCTGGGCGGAAACAATGAACTGGGGCGGCTCAATGACGCCATCGGCCGCATGCAGGGGGCGCTGCTGGAGTCCGTCAGCCAGGTGCGGGACGCCAGTACCAGCATCGATCGCGGCAGCCGCGAGTTATTCGAAGGCAATATTCATCTTTCGCAGCGTACCGAAGAGTCCGCAGCGTCACTGGAGCAAACCGCCGCCAGCATGGAACAGCTGAGCGCGACGGTGAAAAACAACGCCGAACATGCTGAGCTGGCGCATCAGCTTGCCAATAGCGCGGCGGATACCAGCGGTCTCAGCAGTGAGTCCGTCTGCTATGTGATCGAAAAAATGCAGGAGATCGACGCCAGCGCCAAACGGATTAACGACATTCTCGGCGTGATTGACGGTATCGCCTTCCAAACTAATATTCTGGCGCTGAACGCCTCGGTGGAGTCGGCCCGCGCGGGCGAACAGGGGCGCGGCTTCGCCGTGGTGGCCGGGGAAGTGCGCAATCTGGCGCAGAACAGCGCCCAGGCGGCCAAAGAGATCCGCTCGCTGATCGCCGACTCGCAGACAAAAATTTCCGAGGGGCTGGATCTGGCTTCACGCGCCGGCGAAACCATGGACGAAATGGACGAGGCGATCATGCGCATCACCCAACTGATGAAAAACATTTCCCAGGCGACGCAGGAGCAGTACCGGGGCATTGAGCAGGTCAATATCGCCTTCAACCAGATCGACAAGGCGGCGCAGCAAAACAGCCAATTGGTGAAATCCTTTTCGGCCACCACCCAATCGCTGGAAGAGCAATCGCAGCAGCTTACGCGCTCAATGGCGTTGTTTCAGGTGTAA
- a CDS encoding ABC transporter permease, which translates to MAVYLLRRSIILLLSAFIAIGVLFVLLRLLPGDPANALVSIGADPEQIAAARRQVGSDLPVLQQFWRFVHQLWRFELGSSFVSGVPVADEIRARLTVTLPLTLLSFMLAIVIAAPLGIIAAVKAERWYGALISVVSQIGIAVPVFWIGILLVTIFAVNLRLFPSAGFPAEGWQALPAALHSFILPVSTIAIVMSASLLRYVRSATQDVLGSDYLRTARALGASFPQALIRHGIRNGAVPVIAILGIELASTLLGAVVVEQVFALPGLGSMLLLGIGQRDYPNVQGVLLISTLLVLLIGFIADVAQRLIDPRLRGGASGTAP; encoded by the coding sequence ATGGCCGTTTATCTGCTCCGTCGTTCCATTATTCTGCTGCTGTCCGCCTTTATCGCCATCGGCGTGCTGTTCGTCCTGTTGCGCCTGCTGCCCGGCGATCCGGCCAATGCATTGGTTTCTATCGGAGCTGACCCGGAACAGATCGCCGCGGCGCGGCGTCAGGTGGGATCGGACCTTCCCGTGCTACAGCAGTTTTGGCGGTTCGTACACCAGCTGTGGCGTTTCGAGTTGGGTTCCTCGTTTGTCAGCGGCGTGCCGGTGGCCGATGAAATTCGCGCCCGGCTGACCGTAACCCTGCCGCTCACGCTGCTTTCCTTTATGCTGGCGATAGTGATTGCCGCGCCGCTGGGCATTATCGCGGCGGTAAAGGCTGAACGCTGGTACGGCGCGCTGATTTCGGTGGTCTCGCAGATCGGCATCGCGGTGCCGGTATTCTGGATCGGGATCCTGCTGGTAACGATTTTTGCCGTCAATCTGCGGCTATTCCCTTCCGCCGGGTTTCCCGCCGAGGGCTGGCAAGCTCTGCCGGCGGCGCTGCATAGTTTTATTCTGCCGGTGAGCACCATCGCGATCGTTATGTCGGCTTCCCTGTTACGCTACGTGCGTTCGGCTACCCAGGACGTGCTGGGCAGCGATTATCTGCGCACCGCGCGGGCGCTGGGGGCCAGTTTCCCGCAGGCGCTTATCAGGCACGGTATCCGCAATGGCGCAGTTCCGGTGATTGCCATCCTCGGCATTGAGCTCGCTTCAACCTTGCTGGGCGCGGTGGTGGTTGAGCAGGTGTTCGCGCTGCCCGGTCTGGGATCGATGCTGCTGCTGGGCATCGGCCAGCGGGATTATCCCAACGTGCAGGGCGTGCTGCTGATTTCCACGCTGCTGGTGCTGCTGATTGGCTTTATCGCCGATGTGGCCCAACGCCTGATCGATCCGCGCTTACGCGGCGGCGCGTCGGGAACGGCGCCATGA